Sequence from the Amaranthus tricolor cultivar Red isolate AtriRed21 chromosome 16, ASM2621246v1, whole genome shotgun sequence genome:
GTATTCCATTTATTTCTTAACCAATGCCTGCAGGTTTTGATATTGAGTGAAAAGCTTCATTCAGTTACTTCAGAATTTGATCGGCTTCGAGCTTTACGGTTCCAAGATGCCCTCAACAAAGCAATGCCCAGAAGAAAACGGAACCGCCTCCCAGATTCTAATTTGAAAGACCCTTTGAAATCAAAACCTCCGGAAGTCAAGGAACTTGATGAACTGGAACCCAGTCCCCAAAGAGTCCAAGAACAGCTTTTGGACGATGATACTCGTGCGCTTCAGGTTGTGTGCTTGCAGATGCATAAGCAATGTACATTATTGTAGTGACCTGTAAATTTTAATCAGAATTTTGTGAACTTCTGTGAAACTGTAGGTGGAGCTGAGTAACCTTCTAGATGCTGCTCAAGAAACTGAAACTAAAATGGTGGAGATGTCTGCATTAAATCACCTCATGTCTACACATGTTCTCCAGCAAGCTCAACAGATTGAGTATTTGTATGACCAAGTAAGTTTAGGGATGCCTGACAATTGACTCTGTACTGTACTATTTTGATCATGTGTAAAAGAACCCTAGCTTATGTATCATACAACCTTTTTATTGATGGTAGGCTGTTGAAGCAACAAAAAACGTGGAGCTTGGCAACAAAGAACTGACACAGGCTATACAGAGGAACAGCAGTAGTAGAACGTTTCTTTTGCTGTTTCTGATTGTTCTTACTTTGTCAGTCCTATTTCTTGACTGGTATAATTGATATATCGAGTAGGGTATCGCTTATAGGCTTATATAGCTGTATAGTCATGACTGATGAGggtttcttttcatttttttcatgcAACTTAAACTGGGGGTTGCTGAGGTCAGTGGTTGTGTTTGTAAGTCATGACCTGTTACAATGGTTTGGAAACTGAGAACTACA
This genomic interval carries:
- the LOC130802994 gene encoding syntaxin-81, with translation MSKIRDRTEDFKDAVRREAISLEFNESKLAAFMASFIIHKPRERTPFMKSSLKTLESIGELEQFLVKHKRDYVDMHRTTEQERDGIEQEVTSFIKLCQKQIDVLKASISDEETNSKGWLGMRTDGSNADIIAHKHGVVLILSEKLHSVTSEFDRLRALRFQDALNKAMPRRKRNRLPDSNLKDPLKSKPPEVKELDELEPSPQRVQEQLLDDDTRALQVELSNLLDAAQETETKMVEMSALNHLMSTHVLQQAQQIEYLYDQAVEATKNVELGNKELTQAIQRNSSSRTFLLLFLIVLTLSVLFLDWYN